The Brassica napus cultivar Da-Ae unplaced genomic scaffold, Da-Ae ScsIHWf_3013;HRSCAF=3800, whole genome shotgun sequence DNA segment tTTGGATCCTATTTTTTTATACGTCAGCTAGTTACAAAATCAAATCGTATTGAGAGCCTCGACGCGTGTCCGAGCTCGTCTGAGAGCTAGATTAGCCTCAATTGTTTGTCTCTTGCCTTCAGCTTTTCTCAAGTTCGCCTCTGCTATTTCAAGAGTTTGCTGAGCTTCTTGTGGATCAATGTCACTATTCTTCTCTGCATCATTTACTAAAATAGTAATTTCATTATTGCCTATTCTAGCAAAACCGCCCATCAGAGCCATTGTTAACCATTGGTTATTAAGGCGTATTTTCAAAATACCTATATCAACAGCTGTGGCAATCGGCGCGTGATTTGGTAATACGCCAATTTGTCCACTATTAGTAGATAAAATGATTTCTTTTACTTCTGAATCCCAAACAATTCGATTCGGAGTCAGTACACAAAGATTTAAGGTCATTTCTTCAATTTACTCTCCATTTCTAAGTTCGTAGCCTTCGCAGTAGCTTCATCGATGTTACCCACTAAGTAAAAGGCCTGTTCAGGAAGAGAATCAAATTCTCCGGAAAGGATCAAATTAAACCCTCTAATTGTTTCCGCTAGCCCAACATATTTTCCCGGAGAACCTGTAAATACTTCTGCTACGAAAAAAGGTTGTGATAAGAAACGCTCAATCTTTCGTGCTCTTGCGACGGTTAAGCGATCCTCTTCGGATAATTCGTCCAACCCCAGGATAGCTATAATGTCCTGAAGCTCCTTGTAACgttgtaaagtttgctttacttGTTGCGCAGTTTCATAATGTTCCTCGCCAACGATTCGAGGTTGTAGCATAGTTGACGTTGAATCTAAAGGATCTACCGCTGGATAGATACCTTTAGCAGCTAATCCTCTTGATAGTACGGTAGTCGCATCTAAATGTGCAAATGTGGTGGCAGGAGCAGGGTCAGTCAAATCGTCTGCAGGTACATAAACTGCTTGAATAGAGGTTATGGACCCTTTTTTCGTAGAAGTAATTCTTTCTTGTAAAGAACCCATTTCGGTACTAAGGGTGGGTTGGTAACCCACAGCAGAAGGCATTCTACCCAATAAAGCGGATACCTCGGATCCTGCTTGTACAAAACGGAAGATATTGTCGATAAATAGAAGTACGTCTTGCTCATTAACATCTCGGAAATATTCTGCCATAGTTAAGGCAGTCAGACCAACTCTCATACGAGCTCCCGGCGGTTCATTCATCTGACCGTAGACTAGGGCTACTTTGGAGTCCGCAAGGTTTAGTTCATTAATGACTCCAGATTCTTT contains these protein-coding regions:
- the LOC125602865 gene encoding ATP synthase subunit beta, chloroplastic, which produces MRINPTTSDPAVSIREKNNLGRIAQIIGPVLDVAFPPGKMPNIYNALVVKGRDTLGQEINVTCEVQQLLGNNRVRAVAMSATEGLKRGMDVVDMGNPLSVPVGGATLGRIFNVLGEPVDNLGPVDTLTTSPIHKSAPAFIDLDTTLSIFETGIKVVDLLAPYRRGGKIGLFGGAGVGKTVLIMELINNIAKAHGGVSVFGGVGERTREGNDLYMEMKESGVINELNLADSKVALVYGQMNEPPGARMRVGLTALTMAEYFRDVNEQDVLLFIDNIFRFVQAGSEVSALLGRMPSAVGYQPTLSTEMGSLQERITSTKKGSITSIQAVYVPADDLTDPAPATTFAHLDATTVLSRGLAAKGIYPAVDPLDSTSTMLQPRIVGEEHYETAQQVKQTLQRYKELQDIIAILGLDELSEEDRLTVARARKIERFLSQPFFVAEVFTGSPGKYVGLAETIRGFNLILSGEFDSLPEQAFYLVGNIDEATAKATNLEMESKLKK